From Pseudochaenichthys georgianus chromosome 11, fPseGeo1.2, whole genome shotgun sequence, a single genomic window includes:
- the LOC117454660 gene encoding stathmin-like, with the protein MAAAEEFLVKELDKRASGQAFEVILAASDPKGEFPLSLPKKKEMSLEEIQRKLDAAEERRKNHEAEVLKHLAEKREHEKEVLQKAMEENNNFSKIAEEKLNQKMEANKENRTALLAAMNDKFKEKDKKVEEVRKNKETKESTED; encoded by the exons ATGGCAGCCGCTGAAG AGTTCTTGGTCAAGGAGCTGGACAAACGTGCCTCGGGCCAAGCCTTCGAGGTGATCCTCGCTGCTTCTGATCCCAAGGGAGAATTCCCCCTGTCTCTGCCCAAGAAGAAGGAGATGTCGCTGGAGGAAATCCAGAGGAAGCTGGATGCTGCAGAGGAGAGACGCAAG AACCATGAAGCCGAGGTTCTGAAGCACTTAGCTGAGAAGCGAGAGCATGAAAAGGAGGTGCTACAGAAAGCTATGGAGGAGAACAACAACTTCAGTAAGATAGCAGAGGAGAAGCTGAATCAGAAGATGGAGGCCAACAAAGAGAACCGCACAGCACTTTTGGCAGCGATGAATGATAAATTCAAGGAGAAG gaCAAGAAGGTGGAAGAAGTGCGAAAGAACAAGGAAACCAAAGAAAGCACTGAGGACTGA